The following coding sequences lie in one Arachis ipaensis cultivar K30076 chromosome B05, Araip1.1, whole genome shotgun sequence genomic window:
- the LOC107644251 gene encoding uncharacterized protein LOC107644251 has translation MILNHVGAGFRYLDTGRPDPNDGIRVFLPHFYRRRVSLPCPAAFHGVHLESKCEKRRSICTADELHRVPVSNSGWNLALWRYLPSPKAPMRNHPLLLLSGVATNAIGYDLSPDSSFARYMSAQGFDTWTLEVRGAGLSTHGDNLEEDPAISGGKNSASSSRTLGFSNLGASLDTEGTQLERGAPEVVAKFEELRQTTNLMDIFTRIFDRVQDILEGQQLLNYPERFTANLEEFQKQLELVAKHEWDFDHYLEEDVPAAMEYIKAQCQPRDGKLLAIGHSMGGILLYAMLSRSGFDGQDPRLASAVTLASSLDYTPSRSSLKFLLPLAEPAQALNVPVIPVGPLMATAYPFANFPPYMLSWLKSQISAQDMMNQKLFDRLVLNNFCTVPSKLLLQLTTAFQKGGLRDRNGTFYYKDHLGKSKVPVLAVAGDQDLICPPEAVYETAKLFPKDLVTYKVFGEPGGPHYGHYDLVGSHLVYPCITEFLIQHDMP, from the exons ATGATTCTTAACCACGTTGGCGCCGGATTTCGTTACCTCGACACGGGTCGACCCGACCCTAATGACGGGATCCGAGTCTTTCTTCCGCATTTCTACCGCCGAAGAGTATCTCTGCCGTGTCCGGCAGCGTTCCACGGCGTGCATTTGGAGAGCAAATGCGAGAAGCGAAGGTCGATATGCACCGCCGACGAGCTCCACCGCGTCCCTGTTTCCAACTCCGGTTGGAATCTCGCTCTGTGGCGCTACCTTCCTTCACCAAAG gCACCGATGAGGAATCACCCGCTTCTGTTGTTGTCAGGGGTTGCAACCAATGCTATTGGCTATGATCTCTCTCCTGAT TCTTCATTTGCACGATACATGTCGGCACAAGGATTCGATACATGGACTCTTGAGGTTAGAGGTGCTGGGTTGAGCACACATGGAGATAACTTGGAAGAAGATCCTGCAATTAGTGGCGGTAAAAACAGTGCTTCTTCTTCAAGAACATTGGGATTTAGTAACCTTGGTGCCTCTCTTGATACAGAAGGTACTCAATTGGAAAGGGGAGCGCCAGAGGTTGTAGCTAAATTTGAAGAATTACGGCAAACAACTAACTTGATGGATATTTTTACAAGAATATTTGACAGAGTTCAAGATATTCTTGAAGGCCAACAACTTTTAAACTATCCAGAGCGTTTTACTGCCAATCTAGAAGAATTTCAGAAACAACTTGAACTCGTTGCCAAGCACGAATGGGACTTCGACCATTATCTAGAAGAGGATGTACCTGCTGCG ATGGAGTACATAAAGGCTCAATGCCAACCAAGAGATGGAAAATTACTGGCAATCGGTCACTCAATGGGGGGCATTTTGTTGTATGCAATGCTATCACGTAGCG GTTTTGATGGACAGGATCCTAGGTTGGCATCGGCTGTTACTTTGGCATCATCGCTCGACTATACACCTTCAAGATCATCTCTCAAGTTTCTTTTACCGCTG GCAGAGCCTGCTCAGGCTTTAAATGTTCCTGTTATCCCAGTTGGACCATTGATGGCTACTGCTTATCCATTTGCAAACTTTCCTCCATATATGCTATCTTGGCTAAAGTCTCAGATTTCAGCTCAGGACATGATGAATCAAAAGCTGTTTGACAGGCTTGTTTTAAACAACTTCT GTACCGTGCCTTCTAAGCTTCTCTTGCAATTAACCACTGCCTTCCAGAAAGGTGGTTTACGTGACCGCAATGGAACTTTCTATTACAAGGACCACCTCGGCAAAAGCAAGGTTCCTGTTTTAGCAGTTGCTGGTGACCAAGACCTAATTTGCCCTCCTGAGGCTGTATATG AAACCGCGAAGCTCTTTCCAAAGGATTTGGTTACATACAAAGTCTTTGGGGAGCCTGGAGGACCACACTATGGCCACTACGACTTAGTCGGTAGCCATTTG GTATATCCATGTATAACTGAATTTCTCATTCAACATGACATGCCTTAG